Proteins from one Sulfolobales archaeon genomic window:
- a CDS encoding tyrosine--tRNA ligase: MDVEGRLALAMRGVEEVVTVDELRTLIETGGGKGYLGFEPSGLFHIGWLIWAYKFGELIEAGFKMKLLAATWHAWVNDKLGGDMDLIRRASQHVADVLEAIGISRSSYELVYAEDLVSDSEYWGLLLRVAKSFSLARVRRALTIMGRRADESESDFSKLIYPLMQVTDIFYMDLDLALGGIDQRKAHMLAREAAEKLKRKKIVAIHTPLLPSLLGPERMEASGERDDIMSQIKMSKSKPEGAIFVYDTPEEIASKIRKAYCPPRELEMNPVIGIARHIILRKGGTITIERKPEHGGTIEVTLEELEKLYSQGQLHPLDLKNAVAKELTKILEPVRRYFETNKAALETLKMLEKAKITR, translated from the coding sequence ATGGATGTAGAGGGCAGGCTTGCACTGGCTATGAGGGGTGTTGAGGAGGTTGTCACTGTTGATGAGCTAAGAACCCTTATAGAGACGGGCGGTGGTAAGGGCTATCTAGGGTTCGAGCCCTCGGGGCTATTCCATATAGGCTGGCTTATATGGGCATATAAATTTGGGGAGCTTATAGAGGCTGGCTTTAAGATGAAGCTTCTAGCAGCTACGTGGCATGCGTGGGTTAACGATAAGCTTGGAGGTGACATGGATCTTATTAGGAGGGCTTCGCAGCATGTTGCAGATGTTCTAGAGGCGATAGGTATAAGCAGATCCTCTTATGAGCTTGTATACGCAGAAGATCTTGTATCTGATAGCGAGTACTGGGGCCTCCTCCTAAGGGTTGCAAAGAGCTTCTCCCTAGCAAGGGTTAGAAGGGCCCTCACCATAATGGGTAGGAGGGCAGATGAATCTGAGTCGGATTTCTCCAAGCTGATCTATCCCTTGATGCAGGTTACAGACATATTCTACATGGATCTAGATCTAGCCCTCGGAGGGATAGACCAGAGGAAAGCCCATATGCTGGCTAGAGAGGCTGCAGAGAAGCTTAAGAGAAAGAAGATAGTAGCTATACACACACCACTCCTACCATCACTGCTAGGGCCGGAGAGGATGGAGGCCTCTGGAGAAAGGGACGATATAATGTCACAGATCAAGATGAGCAAATCAAAACCAGAGGGAGCTATATTCGTCTATGACACGCCAGAGGAGATAGCTAGCAAGATTAGAAAAGCATATTGCCCACCAAGGGAGCTCGAGATGAACCCAGTAATAGGGATAGCAAGACATATAATCCTCAGAAAAGGGGGGACAATAACCATAGAGAGAAAGCCTGAGCATGGTGGCACAATAGAGGTAACCCTGGAGGAGCTCGAAAAACTATATTCCCAGGGGCAGCTACACCCACTAGATCTTAAAAACGCTGTTGCAAAAGAACTCACAAAGATCCTAGAGCCTGTGAGAAGATACTTCGAAACAAACAAGGCAGCATTAGAAACGTTAAAGATGCTTGAAAAAGCAAAAATAACTAGATAG
- a CDS encoding ABC transporter substrate-binding protein: MSSTGSQSARRLTAPWILSIVLLIILVASWSYFLVYYSRQSQQRALATQPDTLIIASDISDAVSMDPAVAYEFTSVLVVNQLYDKLIDIEPPDLSRVVPAVAESWSYSQDGTLWTFKIRQGIRFANGDPLDAKAVEYSLRRVLILSKTPAWLLQQFIAKPEDIVAVDNYTVTIKLKEKVAPDLFLSVLAFTTSAIVNPREVEAHASGNDMGSGWLTDHSAGSGPYILVKWDRNSQIVLKANPNYWRGKPSIDTIIIKHVPEPATQMLLLQKGDVDIAFDLTVDQIQQLKDVKGIRVISYPVLQLAYIGMNVNNKYLSDERVRTAIKYAIDYDGIIRDILKGGAMKVQTIIPYPLLGFNPATPYYRDINKAKQLFAEAGYPNGFDIELAYPAGSHPQEEIAQKIQRDLADIGIRVTLRPMAASEMYQRYRQQSLQMVLAGWGSDYPDPDNNAKAFGDYRIKQLAWRNMWYDNISADLVERAYRETDRATREALYKQLTDYILQHGPYVILYQVVQYVAMRTWVENFIPDPSFGTYLHLYKVYKEAVVSR, translated from the coding sequence ATGTCTTCAACAGGTTCTCAAAGTGCAAGAAGACTAACAGCTCCTTGGATTCTCTCTATAGTATTACTTATAATATTGGTAGCAAGCTGGTCCTATTTCCTGGTCTATTACTCTAGACAGTCTCAGCAGCGGGCATTGGCAACACAGCCAGATACTTTAATCATAGCTTCGGACATTAGTGATGCTGTCTCTATGGATCCTGCAGTTGCATATGAATTTACATCTGTTCTAGTTGTTAACCAACTCTATGATAAACTAATAGATATCGAGCCACCAGATCTCTCCAGAGTTGTGCCGGCAGTAGCAGAGTCTTGGAGTTATTCCCAAGACGGGACTTTATGGACGTTTAAGATCAGACAGGGTATTAGATTCGCAAACGGGGATCCTCTAGATGCTAAGGCGGTTGAATATTCCCTAAGAAGAGTGCTTATACTAAGTAAAACACCTGCTTGGCTTCTACAGCAGTTCATAGCAAAACCTGAGGATATAGTTGCCGTTGATAACTATACAGTTACGATAAAGCTTAAAGAGAAAGTAGCACCAGATCTATTTCTATCAGTCCTAGCCTTTACAACAAGCGCTATTGTAAATCCCAGAGAGGTGGAGGCTCACGCGTCTGGGAACGATATGGGCTCTGGATGGCTTACAGATCACTCGGCAGGCTCTGGACCATATATACTTGTGAAGTGGGATAGAAACTCACAGATAGTACTCAAAGCTAATCCCAATTACTGGAGGGGTAAACCTTCTATAGATACTATTATAATAAAGCATGTTCCAGAACCTGCTACACAGATGCTTCTGCTTCAAAAAGGAGATGTAGATATAGCGTTTGACCTAACAGTAGATCAGATCCAACAGCTCAAAGATGTAAAGGGGATAAGAGTGATTAGCTATCCAGTTCTACAGCTGGCATATATAGGGATGAATGTAAATAATAAATACCTATCTGATGAAAGGGTGAGGACTGCGATTAAATATGCTATAGACTACGATGGGATTATAAGAGATATCCTTAAGGGAGGAGCCATGAAGGTTCAAACAATAATACCATATCCCCTCTTAGGTTTCAACCCAGCGACACCATACTATAGAGATATAAATAAGGCTAAACAGTTGTTTGCGGAAGCAGGCTATCCCAATGGGTTTGATATCGAGCTTGCATATCCCGCAGGCTCGCATCCACAGGAGGAGATTGCTCAAAAGATACAGAGAGATCTAGCAGATATAGGGATACGGGTCACCCTCAGACCAATGGCTGCATCGGAGATGTATCAAAGATATAGACAACAATCTCTACAAATGGTGCTCGCAGGCTGGGGATCTGACTATCCAGATCCAGATAACAATGCCAAAGCATTTGGAGATTATAGAATAAAACAGCTTGCTTGGAGAAATATGTGGTATGATAATATATCGGCAGATCTCGTAGAGAGAGCCTATAGAGAAACAGATAGAGCCACCAGAGAAGCGCTTTATAAACAACTCACAGACTATATACTCCAGCATGGGCCATATGTCATACTCTACCAAGTAGTTCAATATGTTGCTATGAGGACGTGGGTAGAGAACTTCATTCCTGATCCATCTTTCGGAACATATCTACATCTCTATAAGGTGTATAAAGAAGCAGTAGTATCTAGGTAA
- a CDS encoding ABC transporter permease, with translation MSLFRYVVRRVIYMVLVVIGIATIVFFITRVLPGDPVGAILGPQAPPDVVDRIRREYGFDKPIYIQYIDFIANLIRGDLGKSISTNRPVIDDLRERFPATFELATASLVIALILGIPLGIMSAIKKDKPVDHIIRIVSLFGVSMPVFWLGLILLLIFYYILGILPGPGRLDPYIMEPPRITGLITIDSLISGNFDAFRNAVAHLILPASVLGYLSSAYIARITRASILETLRQEHVKFAISKGLPKNAVLLRHVIRPSLIPIVTVIGLVYGGLLEGAVLTETIFGWPGLGSYLTRAMIYMDYNAIVGGVIVIAIIYSIINLVVDIIYAYIDPRIKYG, from the coding sequence GTGAGTCTCTTTAGATATGTAGTTAGGAGAGTAATATATATGGTATTGGTTGTTATAGGTATAGCCACTATTGTTTTCTTTATAACAAGGGTCTTGCCGGGAGACCCTGTAGGAGCTATTCTAGGGCCTCAAGCACCACCAGATGTGGTGGATAGAATAAGAAGGGAATATGGATTCGACAAGCCTATATATATACAATATATAGATTTTATAGCTAATCTCATTAGAGGTGATTTGGGGAAATCTATATCAACGAATAGGCCTGTAATTGATGATCTTAGGGAGAGGTTTCCAGCTACCTTTGAGCTTGCCACAGCATCGCTGGTCATAGCGTTAATCCTAGGGATCCCCTTAGGCATTATGTCTGCGATTAAGAAGGATAAACCTGTGGATCATATTATAAGGATTGTATCCCTCTTTGGGGTATCAATGCCTGTCTTCTGGCTTGGACTAATACTTTTATTAATATTTTATTATATATTAGGTATTCTCCCCGGTCCCGGAAGGCTAGATCCATATATAATGGAGCCACCCAGAATAACAGGACTTATAACCATAGATAGCCTTATATCAGGCAATTTTGATGCATTCAGAAACGCGGTAGCACATCTAATTCTGCCTGCGAGTGTTTTAGGATATCTATCCTCAGCTTATATAGCGAGGATTACTAGGGCTTCGATTCTTGAGACATTAAGGCAGGAACATGTTAAATTCGCAATATCTAAGGGTCTCCCAAAAAACGCGGTACTTCTGAGACATGTTATAAGGCCTTCACTCATACCTATTGTAACTGTTATAGGGCTGGTCTATGGAGGTTTATTGGAAGGAGCTGTGCTTACGGAAACGATATTTGGCTGGCCTGGGCTAGGTAGCTATCTAACAAGAGCCATGATCTATATGGATTATAATGCTATAGTTGGTGGTGTGATCGTCATAGCGATTATATACTCCATTATAAATCTAGTGGTAGATATTATATATGCGTATATAGATCCAAGAATAAAGTATGGGTGA
- a CDS encoding ABC transporter permease: MGIPQIFIDLVRRKLGLAGMIIVASIVSLSLIAPIIAPYDPLEQRLEERLQPPSSSHLMGTDKLGRDIFSRVLYGGRISLFIAISSVAISVIIGMIIGLVSGYLGGRLDNLFMRVTDMFLAFPSLILALAIAAMLRPGMVNVIMAIALSTWPQYARIARAITIQVKNEPYIEAIVSVGASRTRILVGHIMPMVIPQVLTQAMINLGGAILTAAGLGFLGFGVPPPTPEWGLMVSEGRDLIQSHWWISTFPGLMIFLSVIGFNLIGDQLRDILDVRYR, encoded by the coding sequence ATGGGCATCCCTCAAATATTTATAGATCTAGTTAGAAGGAAGCTCGGACTTGCTGGCATGATCATTGTAGCCTCGATAGTGTCTCTCTCACTCATAGCTCCCATCATAGCGCCCTACGATCCTTTAGAACAGAGACTCGAAGAAAGACTCCAGCCACCTAGTTCCTCCCATCTTATGGGTACGGATAAACTGGGTAGAGATATATTCTCGAGAGTTTTATATGGAGGTAGGATCTCACTATTCATAGCGATATCATCAGTAGCGATCTCAGTTATCATAGGAATGATTATAGGCTTGGTGTCAGGCTACCTAGGTGGGAGGTTAGATAACCTCTTTATGAGAGTTACTGATATGTTCTTAGCATTTCCATCACTTATTCTAGCTCTAGCTATAGCTGCAATGCTCAGACCAGGCATGGTTAATGTGATAATGGCAATAGCATTATCAACATGGCCCCAATATGCTAGGATTGCTAGAGCAATTACTATCCAGGTTAAGAATGAACCATATATTGAGGCTATAGTATCAGTGGGGGCCTCTAGAACAAGGATTCTTGTAGGGCATATAATGCCCATGGTTATTCCGCAAGTTCTTACCCAGGCCATGATAAATCTAGGAGGGGCAATACTTACAGCAGCTGGCCTGGGCTTTTTAGGCTTTGGAGTGCCCCCACCCACACCAGAGTGGGGTTTGATGGTTTCAGAGGGGAGGGATCTAATACAGAGTCACTGGTGGATCTCAACATTTCCAGGTTTAATGATTTTTCTAAGTGTTATTGGCTTTAATTTAATTGGTGATCAGCTTAGAGATATTCTAGATGTTAGATATAGGTGA
- a CDS encoding ABC transporter ATP-binding protein, with amino-acid sequence MALLEVKNLKIYYYTPAGVVRAVDGVDLYLERGESLCIVGESGSGKSTLGLGIAGLIEHPGRVVDGEVWFDGELVVSKTQINTHRLLGKKITMIFQDPRSALNPVMRIGEQIVEMIMFNLGIDRSQAYRIAYELLQSVEIPDPKRVLDSYPHELSGGMAQRVVIAIAISTKPELVIADEPTSALDVTIQAQILKLLRSAIKDQGRSLIFITHDLSVALEICDRTLIMYAGKIVEEGLTKDIFIKPLHPYTSALLNSIPKIGSRSSRLPSLPGEPPQMTSPPKGCRFHPRCPARFEPCDNEEPPMFITDNKRRVACFLYRK; translated from the coding sequence ATGGCGCTTCTAGAAGTTAAAAATCTTAAAATATATTATTACACACCAGCAGGTGTTGTTAGAGCCGTTGATGGAGTAGATCTATATCTAGAGAGAGGAGAGTCTCTATGTATAGTTGGTGAATCGGGTTCTGGAAAGTCAACATTGGGCTTGGGCATAGCTGGCCTTATAGAGCATCCAGGTCGAGTTGTTGATGGGGAGGTTTGGTTTGATGGGGAATTAGTTGTGTCAAAAACACAGATCAACACACATAGACTCCTAGGAAAAAAGATTACTATGATCTTTCAGGATCCTAGATCAGCTCTTAACCCGGTGATGAGAATTGGCGAACAAATCGTAGAGATGATAATGTTTAATCTGGGGATTGACCGGTCACAAGCATATAGAATAGCCTATGAGCTTCTTCAGAGCGTGGAGATACCTGACCCTAAGAGAGTTCTAGATAGCTATCCACATGAGCTGAGTGGTGGTATGGCCCAGAGGGTAGTCATAGCAATTGCAATATCGACAAAACCCGAGTTAGTGATAGCGGATGAGCCAACGTCTGCCCTTGATGTAACTATACAGGCTCAGATCCTTAAGCTTCTTAGATCAGCAATAAAGGATCAGGGGAGATCTCTTATATTTATTACACACGATCTTAGTGTTGCTCTGGAAATATGTGATAGAACACTTATTATGTATGCTGGAAAAATAGTTGAGGAGGGGTTGACAAAAGATATATTCATAAAACCGCTACATCCATATACATCGGCCCTACTGAACTCGATACCTAAGATCGGCTCCAGATCCTCAAGACTTCCAAGCCTTCCTGGCGAGCCTCCGCAGATGACTAGCCCTCCGAAGGGATGTAGATTTCACCCCAGATGCCCAGCCAGATTTGAGCCCTGCGATAATGAAGAACCCCCGATGTTCATTACTGATAATAAAAGAAGAGTTGCATGTTTTCTATATAGGAAATAG
- a CDS encoding ATP-binding cassette domain-containing protein: MPLLKLINIGKYFPIRSGILMGVKGYVKAVDGVDLEISEGDTHAIVGESGSGKTTLGKVSIRLIEPSFGRILFMDRDVTYVKGEDLKLFRRSTGIVFQDPYKSLHPRKTIIEIISEPLIIHGNDADEARKKAEELATLSGLPKELLYKYPHQLSGGQRQRVAIIRALIYKPKLLVLDEPTSALDVSTQAQILNLLEDLKREFKLSYILITHNLQIVYHMANKVSIMYLGKVVEKGRTEEIFENPKHPYTMALLSAIPAADYIFPSIKLKKKITPIGEPPSPASPPRGCRYHTRCPFATEICKQEHPELQRIESDHYVACHLWEYIEKI, translated from the coding sequence TTGCCTCTTCTTAAATTAATTAACATAGGTAAATACTTCCCTATAAGATCTGGAATATTAATGGGGGTTAAAGGATATGTTAAAGCCGTAGATGGTGTCGATCTTGAGATTAGCGAGGGAGACACTCACGCTATTGTTGGTGAAAGTGGGTCTGGAAAGACAACACTGGGCAAGGTGTCTATAAGGCTAATCGAACCGTCCTTTGGAAGAATATTGTTCATGGATAGAGACGTAACTTATGTAAAGGGTGAGGATCTAAAGCTTTTCAGAAGATCCACAGGCATAGTATTTCAAGATCCATATAAATCTCTTCATCCTAGAAAAACTATTATAGAGATTATTTCCGAGCCACTCATAATTCATGGAAACGATGCTGATGAGGCACGCAAAAAAGCTGAGGAGCTAGCAACATTATCGGGACTACCTAAAGAGCTATTGTATAAGTATCCGCACCAGCTCTCTGGAGGGCAGAGACAGAGGGTAGCTATCATAAGAGCCCTTATATATAAGCCCAAGCTTCTGGTCCTCGACGAGCCGACATCGGCGCTAGATGTATCGACCCAGGCCCAGATACTCAACCTGCTTGAAGATCTGAAGAGGGAGTTTAAGCTCTCATATATATTAATAACCCATAATCTACAAATAGTGTATCATATGGCTAATAAGGTATCTATAATGTACCTAGGGAAAGTTGTTGAGAAAGGAAGGACAGAGGAGATATTTGAGAATCCTAAACATCCATATACAATGGCTCTTCTCTCCGCTATACCAGCAGCTGATTATATATTCCCCAGTATTAAGCTGAAGAAAAAAATAACACCTATAGGTGAGCCACCAAGCCCTGCCAGTCCACCTAGGGGATGTAGATACCATACTAGATGCCCATTCGCAACAGAGATTTGTAAACAAGAGCACCCTGAGCTTCAACGTATTGAAAGCGATCACTACGTTGCATGTCATTTATGGGAATATATAGAGAAAATTTAA
- a CDS encoding S8 family peptidase: protein MVLKLNMYGNVRFAGFLVLVILCISIVMLPPASSNSQPRLRYVVGFDSSEVINVLGNVSGVEIIKVIWDIRAAVIMIPPDAVDRIKSLHGVRYVEPDYEARALEFSSYSDVLWNVRIINADKAWDTYYSSYGWSALGKGVAVAVLDTGIYYKHPELFGKVVWCANTVGRNTYAGYNLDKCIDRNGHGTHVAGIIASTINSYGNAGVAPNVTLYAVKVLSDSGSGTYSDVAEGIIIAVKGPDGVAGTSDDAKILSMSLGGPSDSNILRDAVNWAYSNGAIIVAAAGNSGDGDPSTDNIAYPARYSNVIAVGAMDQNYNVPSWSSDGPEIDVVAPGVNIYSTYKNGGYATLSGTSMATPHVSATIALIQALRIASGKQPLNFNQIYDAITKTAKDIGPPGFDVFSGYGLIDTKAAIGYALSLP, encoded by the coding sequence ATGGTGTTAAAGTTAAATATGTATGGGAATGTTAGATTTGCAGGTTTCTTGGTATTGGTTATTCTTTGCATCTCGATCGTTATGCTTCCACCGGCTTCCTCTAATAGCCAGCCTAGGTTAAGATATGTAGTTGGTTTCGATAGTAGTGAAGTTATCAATGTTCTTGGAAATGTCTCGGGTGTTGAGATTATAAAGGTTATATGGGATATAAGGGCTGCTGTGATAATGATTCCTCCGGATGCTGTTGATAGGATAAAGAGTCTCCACGGGGTAAGATATGTTGAGCCGGATTATGAGGCGAGGGCTCTGGAGTTCTCAAGCTATAGCGATGTTCTATGGAATGTGAGGATTATAAATGCTGATAAGGCTTGGGACACCTACTACTCCTCCTATGGCTGGAGCGCTCTTGGTAAAGGTGTTGCTGTTGCTGTGCTCGATACTGGTATATATTATAAGCATCCTGAGCTCTTCGGCAAAGTGGTTTGGTGTGCAAATACAGTTGGTAGGAACACATATGCAGGGTATAATCTTGATAAGTGTATAGATAGGAATGGGCATGGAACACATGTAGCAGGGATCATAGCATCCACTATAAACAGTTATGGAAATGCAGGGGTTGCACCAAATGTAACTCTATATGCTGTCAAGGTGCTAAGCGACTCGGGGTCAGGAACCTATAGCGATGTTGCAGAAGGCATCATAATAGCTGTTAAGGGGCCAGACGGTGTTGCTGGGACATCAGATGATGCGAAGATCCTCAGCATGTCCTTGGGAGGCCCCAGCGATAGCAATATACTCAGAGACGCCGTTAACTGGGCATATAGCAATGGAGCAATAATAGTTGCTGCAGCGGGAAACTCAGGAGATGGAGATCCATCAACTGATAACATTGCCTACCCAGCTAGATACAGCAACGTCATAGCAGTAGGGGCCATGGATCAGAACTATAATGTGCCGAGCTGGAGCAGCGATGGCCCAGAGATAGATGTTGTAGCACCGGGAGTGAATATATATTCAACATATAAGAACGGGGGTTATGCAACACTCTCAGGAACAAGCATGGCGACACCCCATGTATCAGCAACAATAGCCCTAATCCAAGCACTAAGAATAGCATCAGGAAAACAGCCCCTAAACTTTAACCAGATATACGATGCAATTACAAAGACAGCGAAAGATATAGGGCCGCCAGGATTTGACGTATTCTCAGGATATGGATTAATAGATACCAAGGCAGCTATAGGATACGCCCTAAGCCTCCCATAA